The following are encoded in a window of Sulfitobacter sp. S190 genomic DNA:
- a CDS encoding AEC family transporter, giving the protein MAFAYAVLPLLLMICTGYGLAKAGIIARGQWGAIETLSFRVLIPATLVLAIARSDLSLDRFGLFGGVLVGTLAVLAVGLLVWRIAVPLTALANSTFTSLFQTTLRWNAFVALAAAEQFLTGGLAVIAVAIAVLIPLINIVCIVVLASFGPARAGLKTIVFTVVRNPLVQACVVGLTINQSGIEIPATLATTLDMIGRGALGVGLMAIGAGISLRRLARVRLVVLAGAFLRPFLASAVFVGMGTWVGLGQAQLMAGVLVFAAPAASNGYIVAKQMGGDAELYADVLTWQVCLSLLALPIWASVLL; this is encoded by the coding sequence ATGGCGTTTGCCTATGCCGTACTGCCTTTGCTTTTGATGATCTGCACCGGCTACGGTCTGGCGAAGGCTGGCATCATTGCGCGCGGGCAGTGGGGGGCAATCGAAACGCTGTCGTTTCGCGTCCTGATCCCCGCGACGCTCGTGCTTGCGATTGCGCGGTCCGATCTGTCATTGGACCGGTTTGGGCTGTTCGGCGGTGTTTTGGTGGGTACTCTGGCCGTGCTGGCGGTGGGGCTGTTGGTCTGGCGGATTGCGGTGCCGCTGACCGCGCTCGCCAATTCGACGTTCACTTCGCTATTCCAGACGACTTTGCGCTGGAATGCATTTGTTGCACTGGCGGCGGCTGAGCAATTCCTGACAGGTGGCTTGGCCGTCATTGCGGTGGCCATCGCGGTTTTGATACCCCTGATCAACATCGTCTGCATTGTCGTTCTGGCCAGTTTCGGCCCTGCGCGTGCGGGCCTCAAGACCATAGTGTTTACGGTTGTCCGCAATCCGCTGGTACAGGCCTGCGTGGTCGGCCTGACGATCAACCAATCGGGCATTGAAATACCCGCCACATTGGCGACCACGCTCGACATGATCGGACGGGGTGCGCTGGGCGTGGGGCTGATGGCCATCGGCGCCGGTATCAGTCTGCGAAGGCTCGCCCGTGTGCGTTTGGTCGTGCTGGCCGGAGCGTTCTTGCGGCCGTTCCTGGCCAGTGCCGTTTTCGTGGGGATGGGTACTTGGGTCGGGTTGGGTCAGGCGCAATTGATGGCCGGTGTTCTGGTCTTTGCAGCGCCTGCGGCATCGAACGGCTACATTGTGGCCAAGCAAATGGGCGGGGATGCGGAGCTCTATGCAGATGTCCTGACGTGGCAGGTTTGTCTCAGTCTGCTAGCGCTGCCCATCTGGGCGTCCGTCCTTCTTTGA
- a CDS encoding DUF4159 domain-containing protein, with product MTVLGGIGWTAPWLLLALAALPILWLLLRAVPPAPIRRRFPGVALLLGLKDDETVSDRTPWWLLLLRMLALAAIIIGLAGPVLNPEAEQAEGNGPLLFVLDGSWAGATRWPQQQEAIAAQLTRAGRQDRTVAIITLTRPEAPVFQSADAWLSRLPGLQPAPWQPSAENLATAADALADAGTFDTLWFSDNLAYEGRDTFLALLQDRGDVEAYQTALNVLAIAPATFDDGAVQLRVLRAAPGQEREVIIQAQGRDPAGNARILASVPAVFEDGATEATAALSLPAELRARITRFDIAGQRSAGATTLSDDGLRRREVALISARESREGLELLSPLHYIEQALAPSAELLDGALADVLPANPDVIVLADVATLSEAEAAPLTEWIEKGGMLVRFAGPRVAASDISRIDEDPLMPVRLRAGGRSVGGAMSWGEPKSLSPFSNSSPFFGLAVPDDVTVSAQVVAQPDPTLAERVIASLSDGTPLVTRKSVGQGQIVLFHVTATAEWSSLPLSGLFVEMLERLAVSASAASADVTALEGTTWQALRVLDGFGTLDDAGALPGVDGPSLVTQATGPMMPPGLYASADRRLARNVLTADSTLTPTSWPADIPVRGLAVAPEQPVAGWLLSFAVLLLLADVVASLALSGRLLGRSNATVAAILISLATLPGTADAQSEAEAFALNATAEMVLAHVITGDAQVDEIALAGLTGLSDTLFFRTSVEPATPVSVDLETDELAFFPILYWPITPRQPTPSAEAYAKLNAYLRSGGLILFDTRDADVASFGASSPNGRKLQDLAAPLDIPALEPIPTDHVLTRTFYLLQDFPGRHLSRDVWVEASDPAAEQIEGMPFRDLNDGVTPVVIGGNDWASAWAVTSGGAPLLPVGRGYSGERQREIAYRFGVNLVMHVLTGNYKSDQVHVPALLDRLGQ from the coding sequence ATGACCGTTCTGGGCGGCATCGGCTGGACCGCGCCATGGTTGCTTCTGGCTTTGGCTGCGTTGCCGATCCTGTGGTTATTGCTGCGCGCCGTACCACCGGCCCCCATCCGCCGCCGCTTTCCGGGTGTGGCGCTATTGCTGGGCCTCAAAGACGACGAAACCGTTTCCGACCGGACGCCGTGGTGGCTGCTCTTGCTGCGCATGCTGGCCCTTGCGGCCATCATCATCGGGCTCGCGGGCCCCGTTCTGAACCCCGAAGCAGAACAGGCCGAAGGGAACGGTCCGTTGCTGTTTGTACTGGACGGATCATGGGCAGGTGCAACACGCTGGCCGCAGCAGCAAGAAGCCATTGCAGCACAGCTCACCCGCGCGGGGCGTCAGGACCGGACCGTCGCTATCATTACGCTCACACGCCCCGAAGCACCTGTTTTCCAATCTGCCGATGCCTGGCTTTCACGTTTGCCCGGCCTGCAGCCCGCGCCGTGGCAACCCAGCGCCGAGAACCTCGCAACAGCAGCAGATGCCCTCGCCGATGCAGGCACTTTCGATACCCTCTGGTTCAGCGACAATCTCGCCTATGAGGGCCGCGACACGTTCCTTGCATTGTTGCAGGACCGTGGCGATGTCGAGGCCTATCAGACCGCGCTTAACGTGCTGGCGATTGCGCCCGCGACATTCGATGACGGTGCCGTCCAGTTGCGGGTTCTGCGCGCGGCACCCGGTCAGGAACGCGAAGTCATAATTCAGGCGCAGGGCCGCGATCCGGCAGGCAATGCCCGCATCCTGGCTTCGGTCCCTGCCGTTTTTGAAGACGGCGCAACAGAAGCGACGGCTGCATTGTCCCTACCCGCTGAATTGCGGGCCAGAATAACACGGTTCGACATTGCCGGTCAGCGGTCCGCTGGCGCCACGACGCTCAGCGACGACGGATTGCGCCGCCGCGAAGTCGCGCTCATTTCCGCGCGAGAGAGCCGTGAAGGTTTGGAACTGCTGTCGCCCCTGCATTATATCGAACAGGCGCTTGCCCCTTCCGCCGAACTGCTTGACGGCGCTTTGGCCGATGTCCTTCCTGCCAATCCCGATGTGATCGTTCTCGCCGATGTGGCCACGTTGTCAGAGGCGGAGGCCGCGCCCCTGACCGAGTGGATCGAGAAGGGCGGCATGTTGGTGCGGTTTGCGGGGCCGCGTGTCGCCGCGAGCGACATCAGCCGCATAGACGAAGACCCGCTGATGCCCGTCCGCCTGCGAGCCGGTGGGCGTAGCGTCGGCGGCGCTATGAGCTGGGGAGAACCGAAGTCTCTCAGCCCGTTTTCGAACAGCTCTCCATTCTTCGGGCTCGCCGTGCCCGACGATGTTACGGTCAGTGCACAAGTCGTCGCGCAACCGGATCCGACGCTGGCAGAACGGGTCATCGCCTCGCTCAGCGATGGTACCCCATTGGTAACCCGCAAATCCGTGGGTCAGGGTCAGATCGTTCTGTTTCACGTGACCGCCACGGCGGAGTGGTCCAGTTTGCCGTTGTCCGGCCTGTTTGTCGAAATGCTCGAACGATTGGCCGTTTCGGCCTCTGCCGCCAGCGCGGATGTTACGGCTCTCGAAGGCACCACATGGCAAGCGTTGCGCGTTCTGGACGGATTTGGCACGCTCGATGACGCGGGCGCCCTGCCCGGTGTCGATGGACCTTCGCTTGTGACGCAAGCGACCGGACCGATGATGCCACCGGGGCTTTATGCGTCGGCAGATCGACGCCTTGCGCGCAATGTCCTCACCGCTGACAGCACGCTCACCCCCACAAGCTGGCCCGCTGACATTCCAGTAAGGGGGCTGGCCGTAGCACCTGAACAGCCGGTCGCGGGCTGGCTGCTCAGCTTTGCGGTTCTGCTGTTGCTGGCCGATGTGGTCGCATCATTGGCATTGTCGGGCCGACTGCTGGGGCGCAGCAACGCAACGGTCGCCGCCATCCTCATCTCGCTGGCGACACTCCCCGGCACCGCCGACGCCCAGAGCGAAGCCGAGGCATTTGCCCTCAACGCAACGGCGGAAATGGTATTGGCCCATGTCATCACCGGCGACGCGCAGGTAGACGAAATCGCGTTGGCTGGCTTGACGGGTCTGAGCGATACACTGTTTTTCCGCACCTCCGTTGAACCCGCCACACCGGTCAGTGTCGATCTGGAAACCGACGAACTGGCGTTTTTCCCGATCCTGTACTGGCCCATCACACCGCGCCAGCCGACACCCTCGGCCGAGGCCTACGCCAAGCTGAACGCCTATCTGCGTTCCGGCGGGTTGATCCTGTTTGATACACGCGATGCGGACGTTGCCAGTTTCGGCGCCTCCAGCCCGAACGGCCGCAAATTGCAGGACCTCGCCGCGCCACTGGATATTCCGGCCCTCGAACCGATCCCGACCGATCATGTGCTTACGCGCACCTTCTACCTCCTGCAGGACTTTCCGGGCCGTCACCTGAGCCGCGATGTCTGGGTCGAGGCATCTGACCCCGCGGCCGAACAGATCGAAGGGATGCCCTTCCGTGATCTGAACGACGGTGTCACGCCCGTTGTGATTGGCGGAAACGATTGGGCTTCGGCGTGGGCCGTGACATCCGGCGGTGCGCCGCTGTTGCCTGTCGGACGGGGATATTCCGGCGAAAGGCAGCGCGAAATCGCGTACCGCTTTGGCGTCAATCTGGTGATGCATGTGCTGACGGGCAACTACAAATCCGATCAGGTCCACGTGCCCGCTCTTCTCGACAGGTTGGGCCAATGA